One Hydrogenispora ethanolica genomic region harbors:
- a CDS encoding MotA/TolQ/ExbB proton channel family protein — protein MWQIFVKGGWVMYPLAFCSVTALVVIIERTLFYIRFKGLDERELNLLKLYLNKGKSDEAKQLLATWRSPLGLIVEAGLKQRESDPELIETAMQSAGDQQMKRLQRGLHILDTVVTASPLLGLLGTVTGIIKAFTAISVGGASQASQLGAGIAEALYNTAFGLAIAIPALFLVNIFYGIAERKASEMSYKSQEILAILVKG, from the coding sequence ATGTGGCAAATTTTTGTCAAGGGCGGCTGGGTCATGTATCCTTTAGCGTTCTGTTCGGTGACCGCATTGGTCGTCATCATTGAACGGACGCTTTTTTACATCCGTTTTAAAGGGCTTGACGAGCGGGAGTTGAATCTTTTAAAGCTCTATTTGAACAAGGGGAAATCCGACGAAGCCAAACAGCTGTTGGCCACTTGGCGGAGTCCGTTGGGCTTGATCGTGGAAGCCGGTCTGAAACAACGCGAGAGCGATCCGGAACTGATTGAAACGGCCATGCAGTCCGCTGGCGACCAGCAAATGAAACGGCTGCAACGGGGGTTACATATTTTGGATACGGTGGTGACCGCCAGTCCCCTTTTGGGACTGTTAGGCACGGTAACCGGCATTATCAAGGCCTTTACCGCCATCTCGGTCGGCGGGGCCTCCCAGGCGAGCCAGTTGGGCGCGGGCATCGCCGAAGCGCTCTATAATACGGCTTTCGGTTTGGCCATCGCGATTCCCGCCCTTTTTCTGGTCAACATTTTTTATGGGATCGCCGAGCGGAAGGCCAGCGAAATGAGTTACAAAAGCCAGGAAATTCTCGCCATCCTCGTCAAAGGGTAG
- a CDS encoding ExbD/TolR family protein, with amino-acid sequence MKLEIKRRQSRIELVPMIDVMFFMVVFFMVFSTLKTAQTGVPLELPKALHIGKAEQNTVVVSIDKQSRLFYGKQTVDLGALKERIRREIAGDAETQVVIRPDAAVPYFQVVKVMDALASVGVKKPLLGVDRQQMPNANRPEGLE; translated from the coding sequence GTGAAACTGGAGATTAAGCGCAGGCAGTCGCGGATCGAACTGGTGCCGATGATCGATGTGATGTTTTTCATGGTGGTCTTTTTTATGGTTTTCTCGACCCTGAAGACAGCCCAGACCGGGGTGCCGCTGGAGCTCCCCAAGGCGTTGCATATCGGGAAGGCCGAGCAGAATACGGTCGTTGTCAGCATCGACAAGCAGTCGCGTTTGTTTTATGGCAAACAAACTGTCGATCTGGGGGCTTTAAAGGAGCGGATTCGCCGGGAGATTGCGGGGGATGCCGAAACTCAGGTGGTGATCCGGCCCGACGCGGCGGTGCCTTATTTTCAAGTTGTCAAGGTAATGGACGCCTTAGCCAGCGTGGGAGTGAAAAAGCCGTTGCTGGGGGTCGACCGGCAGCAGATGCCCAATGCGAACCGGCCGGAAGGGTTGGAATAG
- a CDS encoding energy transducer TonB yields MTGIDRRNYGIALALSIGLHILIGMIYLPKYWPTPTDTLETFPVGTVELAGRPAGGKSGGAAGNGGSAARLETVFSARKATPAKTAAPPKPKLQERAAPATVPSLPKTVKNDPKPEPKAAKAAPKAEPVPVAAKLPDNPPPGPALAVGQKGPTEPSSPAAAHAAGSKTGSGDAKPAATDSGSGSGTAQRTGAAEKGGSGSGGGDGSGTGSGSGGSGDGTGSGSGSGPIGFGTGAKMTVLGPPPAYPKNALNEGKEGRVKIRILVRANGSLEKVQLLDSAGDHRLDNIVLNQVGRRWKFAPTSVDYLIDLTFVFDAKKDQVGIIFENAESR; encoded by the coding sequence ATGACTGGTATTGACCGTCGCAATTATGGAATCGCTCTGGCGTTATCCATTGGTTTACATATTCTGATCGGAATGATCTACCTTCCTAAATATTGGCCGACCCCTACTGACACTTTGGAGACCTTTCCCGTCGGCACGGTCGAGTTAGCCGGCCGGCCGGCCGGCGGCAAGTCGGGGGGCGCGGCGGGCAATGGCGGCAGCGCGGCCCGGCTTGAGACGGTTTTTTCCGCTCGCAAAGCGACTCCGGCGAAGACGGCCGCTCCGCCCAAACCCAAGCTTCAGGAACGGGCGGCTCCCGCAACCGTTCCCTCCCTGCCAAAGACCGTGAAGAACGACCCCAAACCGGAACCCAAGGCAGCGAAAGCCGCGCCCAAGGCCGAGCCGGTGCCGGTGGCGGCGAAGCTTCCGGACAACCCTCCTCCCGGTCCGGCATTGGCGGTCGGCCAGAAAGGGCCGACCGAACCGTCCTCTCCGGCTGCGGCTCATGCGGCCGGCAGCAAGACGGGATCCGGCGACGCCAAACCGGCCGCCACTGATTCCGGGAGCGGTAGCGGAACGGCTCAAAGGACCGGCGCCGCCGAAAAAGGCGGCAGCGGTTCCGGCGGAGGGGACGGCAGCGGCACCGGTTCCGGCAGCGGGGGTTCGGGCGATGGTACCGGCAGTGGCAGCGGTAGCGGACCCATCGGCTTTGGAACCGGCGCCAAGATGACGGTTTTGGGACCGCCGCCGGCCTATCCCAAAAATGCCCTGAACGAAGGGAAAGAAGGCCGGGTCAAAATCAGGATCCTGGTCCGCGCCAACGGCTCCTTGGAAAAAGTGCAATTGCTGGATTCGGCCGGCGATCACCGGCTGGACAATATCGTCCTGAACCAAGTCGGACGGCGCTGGAAATTCGCCCCGACCTCCGTCGACTATCTGATCGATCTGACCTTTGTTTTCGACGCCAAGAAGGACCAAGTCGGCATCATCTTTGAAAACGCGGAATCCAGATGA